From the Microaerobacter geothermalis genome, one window contains:
- the spoIIIAF gene encoding stage III sporulation protein AF, whose product MIALLSLWFKKIIILILLATFVDLLIPSSSYQRYIKFVVGLIIIVTILQPIFFLLKKEITPQNLSIDKWLASEEVTANQPDVSSIKEQGEKLKENLDVLIMNQVEGKIEQLITEEVENSFPVQVNQVDVSMEQKNGQRQLAAVSLLITQLNQKTNSTKESDTLSIQPVEIKPIDVHIEEKRESVPVSEEMRKDISETTAVSKQLRKRLSISWDIPPEQIRIQFVRRGE is encoded by the coding sequence ATGATTGCTCTCTTGAGCCTATGGTTTAAAAAAATTATCATTTTGATCTTACTAGCTACCTTTGTTGATTTGCTTATTCCTTCCTCATCATATCAAAGGTATATAAAGTTTGTGGTTGGTTTAATTATTATTGTCACCATTTTACAGCCGATATTCTTCCTTCTAAAGAAAGAAATAACCCCTCAAAACCTTTCCATCGATAAATGGTTGGCAAGTGAAGAAGTCACCGCCAATCAGCCGGACGTTTCATCCATCAAGGAGCAGGGAGAGAAATTGAAGGAGAATTTGGACGTTCTGATTATGAATCAAGTAGAAGGGAAAATCGAACAGTTAATAACAGAAGAAGTGGAGAATTCCTTTCCTGTTCAAGTCAATCAGGTGGATGTAAGTATGGAACAAAAAAATGGACAGCGGCAGCTGGCAGCAGTGTCTCTCCTTATCACTCAACTGAATCAGAAAACCAACTCAACGAAAGAATCTGATACCCTCTCAATCCAGCCTGTAGAAATAAAGCCCATCGATGTTCATATTGAAGAAAAAAGAGAATCAGTACCTGTGAGTGAAGAAATGAGGAAGGATATATCAGAAACCACTGCCGTTAGCAAGCAATTAAGAAAAAGATTATCCATTTCTTGGGATATACCACCGGAACAGATTCGAATTCAATTTGTAAGAAGGGGTGAGTAA